CGCGTGGGGCGATGAGTCGGATGATTTTTTCTTGCAGAACATATTTTTGAAGACGCCAATTCCTGGTTGCTTTTTAGGAAGTGGCATGGAGGAGTTATTTTTTTCTGCTATTATATCAACGACAATACAAGTGGTATCATCCCGCAGTCCTTTTGATTGCACAGCTGTCTGCAAAAGGTTTCAAATGTGTAAAGAAGAGCATCAAGTAAGAATTAGGCTATACATAGAGAGGGAAGTAGGGGGTGGGTGTTACTTTAACAATTTGTTCAGCTGCAGGCTCTGGAGGAAGTTCACGTGAACAGTTAAAAGCTACTTCTGGAGACAAGACATCCCAAACACCATCACTTGCAATAATAAGTCGGCCTCCCGCAGTAGATAGCTAAACACATTAGGTAGCAGATTAAAGTTTGAATGTGGATGATATTGACATAATGCTGAATAATAACTGACGTGAAAATGCCTAACTAAGTTACCATTCTCTCAAAAAAGAAATATGGGAAGGAGCCAGTTTATGCAAGTGGTGTAGTTCACTAGGTTCACAAGAGAAACAGTGGAAACAATACATATCTATTCTTCATGCTGAGCATTATTGAGACCAGAGCAAGTATAGAcgtcatttcaaaaaaaaaaagagagagagctaGTAGAGGCGTGGAACTATTACAAGGGAAAATTGTGGCTATGTGGGAAGAGTTACCACATATGAAACCAAGGCAAGAGACTAGGAGAAAATTATAACTTTATTACCACtaggaaaaagtccattttactCCCCTCAACAATTCACTTTGTCCAATTAACCCCTTGAGCAAAATTTAGGCTCAATTTACTTCCCCAAACTATTTCAATTGGTCCAACCTACTCCCTACTgagatttctctttttttttatttctccacgTACAAGTGGACCAAAATTTGCAATATAACTTATAATATGATTCCCTATGCAAGAAAAATacattatgatttttttaatgaaTATTTTTCATGAAGAGTTGTATCTCTGATAAATTTCGTGTTAAATGTTTCCAACCTATGAAAcaatcatgaaaaattcttaATGTATTTTTTTAGCATAGGGCATCATCTTCTCTATCCACTCACAAAATTTGAACTTGAAATTCACTTTGtacatggagaaacaaaaaagagaaatatCATTAGGGGGTAGATTGGACTAAGTGGAATTGTAAGGGGGGAGTAAATTGAGCATAGCTTTTGCTTAGGGGTTAAGTGGACAGAGTGAATTGGTGAGGGGAGTAAAATGGACTATTTCTTTACCACTATATGATTTACAGAAGAAAGGAGAAGACATAAGAATCAAAGCAAATTAAGTAGATTTCCTGCGAAGCTGATGTAAAGAATTATACAGGATATACCTTTACTTGCTTCACGAGAGGAACTGGGACGATAAATTGGCCAACATCTTGATCTCCAATTGACCTCGATAAGCACAAACCTCCAGGCCAACACCTAAGGGGTCCAATCTGGAGGTAAGCAAAATAAATATGGGTCAAGCAGGtggaaaagaaaaattacaataGCACTGGCCTTCTTGTGCTATTAACCCTTGTCCTATCCTACCACTCTCTACCCTTTTCACCTCCTACAGTGAATGGTGAATGCAATGCTTCAGGGGCGGAGCTGCAGTCATTCAACGGGGTCCGACGACCCCGATAACCACCGGCAAATGCCTTAGCATTACTGTTGTTTCATATGAAATGACCccatagaaaaataaaattacccTACACAGACCCCGGTGCTTCGAATccctggcttcgcccctgcaaTGCTTGGTATAGTATGTCCTACTATTGCAAATGTATAAGCCACTGAGGTGTATGAAATATAACCAAGGCTTTGACATCAGGCATTGAGCAGCCATGGTAGCAAACACTTTAGATTGACAACAtaaaggcaagcattaaagatgagcattcaACTAGAGTACCACCTAAATTAGTTGTCAAATTAGTTTTAGAACAGCGTCAAGCACAACCAAACATTATGCGATGTAATTAAACCCTGCATACGTATTGGATTGCGATGAATTTAAGAAATGTCATCAAGATATTCAAGCTTCGGCACCAGCTTACAACaggggaaaaaaaaggaggggggggggtgcaaAGTTCAAACCTCGGCACCACCAACAACATTTAGCCTTCCAACATCACCTCCAGCTTCTGTTACACGGTCAACCCTGCACATCAAAGTTAAGTTATAGGGGCAAAGCGACTGCAATGAGAAAGGGGAAGGGACATGTATTAGGAGAAAAACAATCTTACTCCTCTTTACTTGCATCAAATCGATGATCAGAAGATAAATGATAAATTGAGCCTTCAGCCTCCAGTACACAACGGGAATCTCCAACTGATGCAACGGTAATGACCAATCCATCTATTATGACAAATGTCACAGTTGTCCCTGAAGAACGTGCTGTAACAGGCAATCAAATAGGCATGCTCAGGCTCAGCTAGCAAGTATAAACATGAAGAACGTGCTCTATTTAACATGTTGCGGTTACAGGAATCCATTGTAAAACATATGGCAGTATAGTTTACTAGTAGGAGAAATAACTTCCTGTTGGTGTTAGTAAGATTTATCCCAAATTCGTTATGTTGTATAAGTATGACACTAGTGACAATGGCCAGGGAACAATAACATAAAAAATTGTGGCATCATGTATCAATCTTCTGTATGTCCACAAAATAACAGACAAGCAAAAGAATCTAGACAAGTTGATCTGTACAAAACGAAGAGTAATTGATGTTGCTTTCGTCGTCGCATCACGCACCTTTTGTCATGAAATCCTTATCGGTTTTGACGAATGCCGCGACCAGCGATCTTGGGAGCACAGCAAGCCAGTCTTCCCTGTTGAGAT
This window of the Panicum virgatum strain AP13 chromosome 1K, P.virgatum_v5, whole genome shotgun sequence genome carries:
- the LOC120705702 gene encoding probable protein phosphatase 2C 15, yielding MSSLSGSVGGGSVGGGSSAGGGAAVPLAVLLRREVASERTASERPELHSGLFSQAKKGEDFTFLKPDCERLPGVPSSSFSAFGLFDGHNGNGAAIYTKENLLNNILSAVPADLNREDWLAVLPRSLVAAFVKTDKDFMTKARSSGTTVTFVIIDGLVITVASVGDSRCVLEAEGSIYHLSSDHRFDASKEEVDRVTEAGGDVGRLNVVGGAEIGPLRCWPGGLCLSRSIGDQDVGQFIVPVPLVKQVKLSTAGGRLIIASDGVWDVLSPEVAFNCSRELPPEPAAEQIVKTAVQSKGLRDDTTCIVVDIIAEKNNSSMPLPKKQPGIGVFKNMFCKKKSSDSSPHADREYMDPDIVEEIFEDGCALLSRRLDSEYPVRNMFKLFICAICQVELKPNQGISVHEDSSQPGSLRRWDGPFLCQSCQEKKEAMEGKHRLRDSSKNSE